ATTCAATTGCCCTGTTCTATATTATGTAAGAACAGATTTCAATGTAGAAAAGAAAGTgggggggagagaaggagggaaggaacaaGGTAGGgtgggaaagagaagggaaggaaagaaaaaaggaagaaaggaaaaggaaaggaggaataaAAGGGAAGGCGGTGATTGTCACAAAAGTTTACTTGATAAATATCCTAGCTACCAATCAAGGGAAAAACAGCTGCCCCTACCCGAATTCCATCTCAACTTCGAAAACCACCTAGGGGAGGAAAATTATATACTGTATGTAACTTAACAAGAGTTAGTGAATGGTCACTGTCCTGCCTATGCACAGCAGCTACACCAATTAGACCTTCCACTCCAAAAGGGCAGAATGAAGAGGGTCAGGTCCAGTGTGAGGCCTACCTCTGCCCAGGTCGGCAGGCTCCACCTGCCTGATTTTCTGGTCGGTTGGTTGCAGAGTTCATAGGGCCCTCCTTTTGGTTTAGCTCCTGCCTCTGGCTCTGTTCCCACATTTTACCCACCAGGAAACCAAGCGATCCTAAAATTAGTTTAACATCTCCACACTGAATGCTTTTAACTCATTTACAAGCAACTACCCCTTTCTCCACTACCCCTAACTGAAAAGCCAAGTCACCTTCCACAGCCCGCAGCGCTCGCCACCACCCCACATGCCTTCTTCCAAACTTACACTTTCCTTTCTGTGTCAACCCCTAACAAAATCCTTCACGATAAATTCCTCAGAGTTCCTAGATTCCTGTGCCTTTCGATTCACATGGATGATTCCtctgacattaaaaaaagaaaagaaaacaaaacaaaaaccagacagGTAGTTTCAAAATAGGACAAGTATTCAGAAAGATTCCTAGTTAAGCTTTTTAAAACATCAACAGCATATCCGTAAGCTTAACAGCATCATCACATaattaaaacaaccaaaaaaaaaaaaaaacacccccaGAGTTCATGCTTCCAAACACCCTCGAATGCTCCTGACGATGCTACAGGTTCACAGCTTGCCAAGAGGTAACACTGCGGTGCTGAACAATAAGCTTGCAGCGTCCCTTACATGGGACGCTAAGGTGCAGGATGCTGTGTGACCAGGTTTGGGGAACAAAATCTACAGATAGAAAGGGGAAGACCCTAGCATACAGGGGCAAGACAGCAGCCCTCTGAGAAGAGAGGCACATCGGTCCCCGCACCGGGCCTCGCGGGCAGGGAGCCCCCCTTTAATCAGGCTTCCACACCTCGCGGAGGGCTTCTTGCAGCTTGTGTCTGTAGGCTGCGTAGCGCCTCCTCAGGTTCTGCAGCTGCTCATCTTCTTCCTTGTCCAAGATACGCAAGAAATTCTGTAGTTCGGGAAGGCTGAAGGCTTCCCACTGTCaggaaacaaatgaagaaaaacgCCAGGTGTTTAATGATCAGTCAGACTTAGGAATGCCGACCGGGAGCTCCCGGAGGTGCGGCTGCCCTCCCCTACCAGCCCCAGGCAGCAGAAGGTGTGGTCTGCAAGAGCTGGGGTGTTGCCAGCCTAAGGACTCCCTCTACTcccactcccacctcagctcACACCAATCACCTTCCTACCCTCTCCTCCCACTGTTGTTCAAGACTATCTCCCTAAAAGCCAGGGGCCTCTGTATCCCTAAGTCTATTAGACACTTTCAGTCCTTACCTGATTTGACCCCCAGCAGCATTAAAAACAACTTGACACTCCTTCCATCTTAACCTCAAGTCCTCATTGTAACTGACTTCTTTCTTACCTCGCATAATCAATCTTATCACTCCCAAACAGTTCTCCACTCAGCCTTTTCTCCCTGGGTATGGCCCCTTGGTGCTAGCTACCATCATCTATCCCTGCATCACTGGGACAGCTTCCCACCTGGCCTCCTCACTTGGCTCTTACGCTCCCTGATCTGTTCCCCAAACAGAACATCCTTTGTAAAATGCACATCTGGCCAAGACTCTCTCCTGCTTAGAACCATCCGATGACTCCCCTTAGTTGCTGAGGCTAAGTCTGAAAGACTCTAAACTCTCCTGCCCCATCTCTCTCTCACTGAGCTTCACTCTCTACCCAAGTAGCACGCATTCTCCCCTCCTCCGCTTTGCCTGGCTATGAACTACTCATCCTCCCCATCTCAGCTTAAATGCTACTTTCTTTAAGCAGCTTTCCACatcttcctcccctctcttcccaccTGGGACTAAGTGTATCAAAAGCCTTCACAGAGCCCTCATCACaaccaagattttaaaattacaattatttGCTTAGTATCTATCTCACCTGCACCTTACCACAGCTGCCATGCTTCTCCTATTCAGAGTTTATCTCTTGCCTTGAGGCTCTGAGCCTTGTTTCCCTAACAGCTCCTAGTACTTATTTAGCAGGCACAAAATAagtttttaggctgggcatggtggctcatgcctataatcccagcactttggaatgctgaggcaggagatcacttgagcccagaagttcaaggccagaagtttgagaccagcctgggcaatatagtgacaccctgtctctacaaaaaatttaaaaattatctggttgTGGCGGTAcattcctgtagtctcagctactcgggaggctgaggtgggaggactgcttgagcccaggagtttgaggctacagtgagccatgattgtgccactgcactccagcctgggtgacagtgcaaaaGCCcgtctgtttaaaaagaaaaaaaaaacaaattttaaaaaatagaagcagtGAATGTCAAGGAGGGTATCTAGCATCATCTAGGAGGTTTTTTCCAAACACATCCTCCTCTCCCAAAGGGGGCCCTGGATCCTGGTGGAGAATTGCTGTCTGATGGGGTAGAGAAAAGGTTCAAAATAACCAAATAcaaacaaatagagaaaaataagtaaatccaCCAAGTGGGCTCAGTGGTAGAAGAATTCCCAGAGATAAGTTTAGGCTGGTTATTCAAACAAAAATGAGCAACATGGAGGAGGAGAGCAAAATTCCACATTAGaatattctgttaatttttaaaatttcaacagaTTATCTTTCACCTATGTTGAAGTCTccaaaataaagacatcatataAATATCCCTCCCACCCCCTAACAGCTATGGAAATTTCTTCCTTCAGTTCAGTTTTCCTCAGACAACTGAGAAACAAGAACACCATACAGAAGTCCAGTACAGCAGTCTGGAACAATAAAACCCAATGTGAAGTCAATTTCAAACCTAAgttaagccaggtgcagtggctcacacctgtaatctcagcactttgggaggctgaggggggaggatcgcttgagcccaggaggttgagaccagcttgggcaatgtagcgagaccccatctctaattataattaaaataaaataaaataactaagtgAATAAAATTCTTGCCCAGTGTAGTTCTAGTTGCTACTTAAAACACTaagtacaagaaaaataaaacactgactAGACTATGCTCATGTGTCTGGCTTAAGCTGGCAAAGGGAATGCTGCCCAACTGCAAAGCCAAGTCAGACTCTGCACCCTGCCTTCTCCCCAAAATGAGTCTGAATGTCTTGAAAAGCTTCAAAACAccagaatcaaaagaaacttcAAAAACATCTAAAACCACTGTCTTCCTAAAACTCCCTTCACTTCCATGTATACATTTCTAATTGTGACTCAAAGCCATCTTGTAAAGTGTTTAGTCCCACTCAACAGATTTTAAAACTGAAGGCTAAAAGATGAGAAGATTTACCCGAGGCCATGCTACTAATCTAACAAACAGTAGGAAACAGAGTGTTTCCCAACTTTTAACCTAGAAACCCTATTCTCAACTGCACCATGTAGGACATTTCATACCATTTCCTGTTTCCAGACAGAAGACTGGACAGGAGCTTGGGATTTGCTCAAGTGTCATTTAAAGCTGACACTTGATCTAGAGGGCAGGCTCAagtgctttttttcttctactgaaCTGGCTAAATACAATCCTCCCTGGAGACAACATGGCAAATGATGCACATGGAAACATAATTTCTTAATCAGTTGACTgggcaaaggggaaaaaaaagattctagAAAGCTAAATGTCTTCCATGGTAAAGAgatcaaatttccttttatttcctttagaagGGAATTAGCCTGGAGACTTTTGTTAGCAGCAAACACATGGTGAGTGTCAACTTTCAAAGTTCAGCTGGACTGGAGTATTTTGGAGGTGGGAAGGGGTGAAAATGACTCTCTGGATGGAGATCaagtaaaaaaattttattttctcccatctcTGACAGACTAATAACATAAGGTTATAAGAGAACGACATTGTAGGCTAACTTTGGGTTCATTTCTGACAATTCaaaatctctctccctcttcctgcccTCCAACTCTCCTCTCTTCCCATCCCCCATCAATAGCCAAGTCACTAGGCTACTGCAATTAAATAGGGCCAGCTTTCTGTACAGTGTAAAGCAATAGTGAACAATAACTTACCTCCCCAATTTCATGTTCACGAAGAACAAAACTAAGCGTGTCTGTTCTGGGCCCTGCTACCAAACGCAGGTAGAGTGGATGTTCCCGGTCTGAGAGCTTGCAGGCGTAGACTGGGTAAGGAAACAAGCAGCATGTTACAGAGTATTCAGCCATTCCTGAGACCACTTCCCCATTGTGATCCCCTCCTCCAGATCAAGGTAACCATTCAAGTTACCCTAGTCTCTAAGTTGCCAATTGGCTCATCTTATTATTTAATACCAGTAgcccacagtggaataaaatctATTCTGTTTCTGTTCAAATATAAACTGTGCCTTGATTAAGGaggaaattattttcaagaataaattttaatagGTATTAGTCCCAAAATACGCTTATAGTTAGCTCTGCCCTTCCTTTTAGAAAACAGAGataagagccaggcatggtggctcacgcctgtaatcccagtactttgggaggctgaggtgggcagatcacctgaggctaggagtttgaggccaggagtctgagaccagcctggccaacatagtgaaaccctgtctctactaaaaatacaaaaaattagctgggtgtggtgttgggcacctgtaattccagctacttgggaggctgaggcaggagaatcgctcgaacctgggaggtggaggttgcagcgagctgagatcgtgccattgtgctcctgcctgggcaacaagagtgaaactctgtctcaaaaaataaataaattttttttaaaaatgaaaaaaaaagagaaaacaatcaaCCTAAAAACGGGTCTACAACtcctttaaaaacagtaaaaataggcCAGCTATgctggctcgcacctgtaatcccaacactttgaaaggctgaggcaggaggatcgcttgaggccaggagttcaagaccagccagggcaacatagcaaagccccggtctccaaaaaaaaaaaaaaaattttttttttctaattagccaggcataatggtgccCACCTacagtcctagccactcaggagactgaggatcacttgagcccaggagttcaaggttacaatgagctatgatcgtgccatggtactccagcctaggtgacagagtaagacgctGTCTCGAAAACCAAAGCCAggggcttgcgcctgtaatcccagcactttgggaggccgagacaggcggattgcctgaagtcaggagtttgagaccagtctggccaccaacatggtgaaaccctgtctctactaaaaatacaaaagttagctgggcatggtggtgggcacttgtaattgcagctacttgggaggctgaggcaggagaatcactggaacccaggaggcggagattgcagtgagccgagattgtgccactgcactctagcctgggcaacagagcaagactctgtctcaaacaaacaaaagacaaattttaaaaaatgtatatgccATCCAAAGAACATAAAAACAAGAGTTCTAGAAGCAAATCTCTCTACAGATTAAGAATTAGCAGCTACAAACCGAGCAATCAGAATATAAGCTCTGGTAGCTTCAAGCACAGCCATGTCTCATgctagacacacacatacagtgaCATTGCCAATCATGTTAAAGGATTTGCCAGCCATGGGGGTAATATTTCAACAAGTCACTATTACTTTCAGACTGTACAGCTGAAGTCCAGGTGAGCAAAGAAACTGGCAGATAAAAATGCCATCGAGCTTCTCTACATTATTGTGGCACTTCCAGATGCACTGCCTTGCCAATTTCCCTGTAGATATAAACTTCCCCCACAATACTAAGCTTGTGACCTCTGGAGGTAGGAACCCTGGTCTGTTCATCTTTGTATTCCACGGGGTCTAGCCCcatagtatgtttttaaaaagatgtatgcATACTCAGCAATGAGCTGGGTTTCATCCTGTGTAACTGAAGAACATTACTATCATGTAAAggttaatatattttcttctatagcTACATGAGACTTTACccagaaaaactaaagaaagcttCAATAGTttattgtacacacacacacacacacacacacacacacacacaccccaatttCAAATCGCATGTAGTGAATCACTGAATCACTACTGTCCACCACTGGTATCAATTTCTGGTTACTGCCTGACCTGGAATATCTCATTCCGTTTCATACAGTAATTTAGTATTTAATATTCTCTTTCTAGCCCCTGAATGTGGATATGAAGTTTAGTCAGACCCTAGATCAAAATGTTattcactcattttatgagcctCTGGGGGGCAGAGTACCAAAATGTCCCGGTGTAACACCAAGTGAGACAAGCTAAGGAATCAGGAGAGCCCAGGGCTGGGCCATTTCCATCAGTACGCTGAAATGTGCTGTGATGCACATGTGCATCCCCAGTCACAAGGTCTCAGCACAGGTCCACCAAACCACTCCATGTACCGATGCACAACAAATGTGGAATGTGCTATTGAAAACTTTAAACACAGAGGCACTCTTTTGTGtcctaaagaaaatttaaatcaaagccactcctaacaacaacaaaaaacagcccCCGCCCCATCCCCCCACCAACAACACAAAATACTCCATAACTGCCCATCACATATGGATGCTTCCAAGCTCCTCAGACCCACAACTGTCCAACTCAAAAATGTGGACAGCCAGGAAGAACTAAGTGCATGCTAAGATCACCATGGCTTCCAGCATTGGACTCCAGGCTCTGACACAATTGACATGGATGAGACCCACCAGTCTTCCCCTCTGCTAATGAGAAGAGCAGATGTAAGTAGAAGCACAGACCATTTTCCTTTTAAGCTGGCAGCGTACCTTGGTCTTCCCTGTGACAACGCTTATAAAGTGCAAACTTGGCAGGGCTCTCAGTCACGAGAAATTTTTTGAGCAGGGCCTCGATCACTTCCCCGACAGTGTTTGTGCTGCTGATATGAAGTGTATTCATACAGCCATTGCTACTGGGAGAGAGTTTTCCAGAATTTGGAGAAGTCTGTGGAGGTCTGCAGAGTTCCATCTGTACTTTAATGAAGCCAGTGTAAATCCCATTTGAATTCTGAAGCAGGGAGAGAAGCACACACTTAGCTGGGTGGATGGTGGCACTTGAGGGAAGGAGCATATCAAAACAAAACGGGAAGGTGAAACACTCCTTTGTTCTCTTCTCTTGGAGGTTTGTGGCAAAACTTCACTAAAGATTGCCCCCAAGGGAATGACCTCAGAGGGCAGTTAACACACCAGGCAAAGTGCTTCCAGAGGCAAGGTCTGCAGGGCAGATGTGGCAACTGAAGAAGGCTCCTGATGCTGTGGCCGACTGCTGGCCCCAGACTCATGCCTCTGAAGCTACTGGCAAAAGGTCATTTGCGAGGTTACAATCCAATGAAGCAGATGCTAGCCAAACCACAGAACTTATTAAAGCTTGGGGGATATGTCTAGGCTACAGGCTCAAAGGAAACAACATCCTCAACTGGCGACTATTATATGCAAAAGGAAGGTCACAATTAGGGCTCTGAAATACCAAAGTCAACAATGAGGAGACAGTAAGAAAACAGGCTATTTTCATTCCTAGTGGCTGTATTCATAGGCACTGAATTACCAACTTTGCTTAAACTTTTTAACACAGCATATATGCCATACAGCATAGGATGCATTTCAGGTctcttaagcattttaaaaacaaattcaatcgcttgaaaccagaaggtggaggttgcagcaagctgagatcacgccattgcactccagcctgggcaacagagcgagactctgtctcaaaaaaaaaaaaaaaaaaaaaaaaaaaaaaaaaccaaattcaAGCCACTATACTTCACAGTACAGATCTTAAAAACAACTATCTTCGCTGATGGCAGAATTACCATTTCTTAGTTGACAAAAACAGTAATAACAGTTTGGTCTtcgctttttatttttatttttctattcagtatatttggggccaggcgcagtggctcatgtctataatcccagcactctgggaggccgaggcaagcagatcactggaagtcaggagtttgagaccagcgtggccaacaggatgaaatcctatctctactaaaaacacacacaaaaaattagctgagtgtggtggcgggcgcctgtaatcccagctactcaaaaggctgaggcaggagaatctcttgaacccagaggcggaggttgcggtgagccaagattatgccattacacttcagcctgggcgacagagtgagactccatctcaaaaacaaacaaacaaaaacagtatatttagaaaagatttactgtaatgttttattaaaacaaacTGTCAAGTGTTACATATAAATGCCACAGTTAAAGTAGAACATTTAAAACTACCTTTATGgtgtgttatttttcttccttcccgcAAGATCAATTTCCAATCCCAAATGATTGAAATCCcaattgaaaattgttttttttgttttttctgtttttgagacagggtctcactctctcacccaggctagagtgcagtggcacgaacacagctcactgcagcctcaacttcctgagttcaagtcatcctcctgagtagtgggggctgcaggcgcccgccactacgcctggctactttttctgtttttagtagagatggggttttgccacgttgactaggctggtctcgaacttttttttttttttgagatggagtcttgctctgtcgctcaggctggagtgcagtggcgcaatctcggctcactgcaagctccgcctcccgggttcacccccattctcctgcctcagcctcctgagtagctgggactacaggcgcctgccaccacgcccagctaattttgtatttttagtagaga
The Rhinopithecus roxellana isolate Shanxi Qingling chromosome 10, ASM756505v1, whole genome shotgun sequence DNA segment above includes these coding regions:
- the RASSF3 gene encoding ras association domain-containing protein 3, giving the protein MSSGYSSLEEDAEDFFFTARTSFFRRAPQGKPRSGQQDVEKEKETHSYLSKEEIKEKVHKYNLAVTDKLKMTLNSNGIYTGFIKVQMELCRPPQTSPNSGKLSPSSNGCMNTLHISSTNTVGEVIEALLKKFLVTESPAKFALYKRCHREDQVYACKLSDREHPLYLRLVAGPRTDTLSFVLREHEIGEWEAFSLPELQNFLRILDKEEDEQLQNLRRRYAAYRHKLQEALREVWKPD